A region of Arabidopsis thaliana chromosome 5, partial sequence DNA encodes the following proteins:
- a CDS encoding membrane-associated kinase regulator, putative (DUF1645) (Protein of unknown function (DUF1645); CONTAINS InterPro DOMAIN/s: Protein of unknown function DUF1645 (InterPro:IPR012442); BEST Arabidopsis thaliana protein match is: Protein of unknown function (DUF1645) (TAIR:AT1G70420.1); Has 173 Blast hits to 173 proteins in 20 species: Archae - 0; Bacteria - 0; Metazoa - 5; Fungi - 2; Plants - 161; Viruses - 0; Other Eukaryotes - 5 (source: NCBI BLink).), producing MQTSRLLSFSSNSPSFGSFSSAVDLAAIAARVVEEFRDHDQTQSDSSPHRDDDNDSDFAFDCPSNTCSQPLATADEIFCNGQIRPLNPYGGNAPVESQPTSKITTLPPRRRRPALRKLMSEDRDPASNSSSEAEEDLTGVPPETYCVWKPKQSNSGDDDLQRLSSSPSHSKIKSHSAGFSKRWKLRNLLYVRSSSEGNDKLVFPAPVKKNDETVSDQREEEEPPSKVDGEEEGREREETKRQTYVPYRKDMIGILKNVNGLSRHLRPF from the coding sequence ATGCAGACGAGTCGgttactctccttctcctctaACTCTCCGAGTTTTGGCAGCTTCTCCTCCGCCGTTGACCTCGCTGCAATCGCCGCTCGAGTCGTCGAAGAATTCAGAGATCACGACCAAACACAATCCGATTCTTCTCCCCACCGCGACGACGATAATGATTCCGACTTCGCTTTCGACTGTCCAAGCAACACGTGTTCTCAGCCTCTCGCTACCGCCGACGAGATTTTCTGTAACGGTCAGATCCGTCCGTTGAATCCGTACGGTGGAAATGCTCCGGTGGAATCTCAACCGACGAGTAAGATTACTACTCTTCCTCCTCGTCGTCGTAGACCGGCGTTGAGGAAACTGATGAGCGAGGATCGAGATCCGGCTTCGAATTCTTCGTCGGAAGCTGAAGAGGATCTTACTGGTGTTCCTCCGGAGACGTACTGTGTATGGAAACCTAAACAATCGAATTCCGGAGATGATGATCTTCAAAGACTTTCGTCTTCTCCGTCACACAGCAAAATCAAAAGCCATTCAGCTGGGTTTTCGAAACGTTGGAAGCTCCGGAATCTTCTGTACGTTAGAAGCAGTAGTGAAGGAAACGATAAGCTCGTCTTTCCGGCGCCGGTTAAGAAGAACGACGAGACGGTCTCcgatcaaagagaagaagaggaaccgCCGTCAAAGGTGGAcggagaggaagaaggaaggGAAAGGGAAGAGACAAAACGACAGACGTATGTGCCGTATAGAAAGGATATGATTGGAATATTGAAAAATGTGAATGGGCTAAGTCGTCATTTACGTCCTTTTTGA
- a CDS encoding Chaperone DnaJ-domain superfamily protein (Chaperone DnaJ-domain superfamily protein; FUNCTIONS IN: heat shock protein binding; INVOLVED IN: protein folding; LOCATED IN: cellular_component unknown; CONTAINS InterPro DOMAIN/s: Molecular chaperone, heat shock protein, Hsp40, DnaJ (InterPro:IPR015609), Heat shock protein DnaJ, N-terminal (InterPro:IPR001623); BEST Arabidopsis thaliana protein match is: Chaperone DnaJ-domain superfamily protein (TAIR:AT5G37750.1); Has 1795 Blast hits to 1768 proteins in 366 species: Archae - 25; Bacteria - 283; Metazoa - 608; Fungi - 199; Plants - 414; Viruses - 5; Other Eukaryotes - 261 (source: NCBI BLink).), with protein sequence MMINVYISASNKEEGESDWYGILGVDPLADDETVKKHYKTLALLLHPDKNRFNGAEEPASSSSSKPVDMTFSTVSMTFSTVCNKCTTRCCHFSTQNHLNKTFPCPNCGQNSAMTNISSTEVINGRTFIRVSVSPQQEEPSRANSQATSRRSTRHDDANSTESFFKKPMPTTGDANSTHEAQRLFKNPMTTTGDANSTHEAQRLFKNP encoded by the exons atgatgatcaatGTTTATATCTCTGcatcaaacaaagaagaaggagaatctGACTGGTATGGAATCCTTGGTGTTGATCCTTTAGCTGATGATGAAACAGTGAAGAAACATTACAAGACCTTAGCTCTGTTGCTTCACCCGGACAAGAACAGGTTTAATGGTGCGGAAG AgcctgcttcttcttcttcgtcgaaACCGGTGGACATGACCTTTTCGACAGTGAGCATGACCTTTTCGACAGTATGCAATAAATGCACAACGAGATGTTGTCATTTTTCGACGCAGAATCATCTTAACAAGACCTTTCCTTGTCCAAACTGTGGTCAGAATTCGGCTATGACCAATATATCATCGACAGAGGTGATCAATGGGAGGACATTCATCAGAGTCTCTGTTTCTCCGCAACAAGAAGAACCATCGAGGGCCAATTCTCAAGCAACTAGCAGACGTAGCACACGTCATGATGATGCAAACTCTACTGAGAGttttttcaagaaaccaaTGCCGACAACAGGAGATGCAAACTCTACTCATGAAGCTCAGAGGCTTTTCAAGAACCCAATGACGACAACAGGAGATGCGAACTCTACTCATGAAGCTCAGAGGCTTTTCAAGAACCCTTAG
- the DXR gene encoding 1-deoxy-D-xylulose 5-phosphate reductoisomerase (1-deoxy-D-xylulose 5-phosphate reductoisomerase (DXR); FUNCTIONS IN: 1-deoxy-D-xylulose-5-phosphate reductoisomerase activity; INVOLVED IN: response to cadmium ion, response to light stimulus, isoprenoid biosynthetic process, isopentenyl diphosphate biosynthetic process, mevalonate-independent pathway; LOCATED IN: chloroplast stroma, chloroplast; EXPRESSED IN: 28 plant structures; EXPRESSED DURING: 14 growth stages; CONTAINS InterPro DOMAIN/s: 1-deoxy-D-xylulose 5-phosphate reductoisomerase, N-terminal (InterPro:IPR013512), 1-deoxy-D-xylulose 5-phosphate reductoisomerase (InterPro:IPR003821), 1-deoxy-D-xylulose 5-phosphate reductoisomerase, C-terminal (InterPro:IPR013644); Has 6813 Blast hits to 6813 proteins in 2049 species: Archae - 0; Bacteria - 4206; Metazoa - 6; Fungi - 0; Plants - 109; Viruses - 0; Other Eukaryotes - 2492 (source: NCBI BLink).), with product MMTLNSLSPAESKAISFLDTSRFNPIPKLSGGFSLRRRNQGRGFGKGVKCSVKVQQQQQPPPAWPGRAVPEAPRQSWDGPKPISIVGSTGSIGTQTLDIVAENPDKFRVVALAAGSNVTLLADQVRRFKPALVAVRNESLINELKEALADLDYKLEIIPGEQGVIEVARHPEAVTVVTGIVGCAGLKPTVAAIEAGKDIALANKETLIAGGPFVLPLANKHNVKILPADSEHSAIFQCIQGLPEGALRKIILTASGGAFRDWPVEKLKEVKVADALKHPNWNMGKKITVDSATLFNKGLEVIEAHYLFGAEYDDIEIVIHPQSIIHSMIETQDSSVLAQLGWPDMRLPILYTMSWPDRVPCSEVTWPRLDLCKLGSLTFKKPDNVKYPSMDLAYAAGRAGGTMTGVLSAANEKAVEMFIDEKISYLDIFKVVELTCDKHRNELVTSPSLEEIVHYDLWAREYAANVQLSSGARPVHA from the exons ATGATGACATTAAACTCACTATCTCCAGCTGAATCCAAAGCTATTTCTTTCTTGGATACCTCCAGGTTCAATCCAATCCCTAAACTctcag GTGGGTTTAGTTTGAGGAGGAGGAATCAAGGGAGAGGTTTTGGAAAAGGTGTTAAGTGTTCAGTGAAAgtgcagcagcaacaacaacctcCTCCAGCATGGCCTGGGAGAGCTGTCCCTGAGGCGCCTCGTCAATCTTGGGATGGACCAAAACCCATCTCTATCGTTGGATCTACTGGTTCTATTGGCACTCAG ACATTGGATATTGTGGCTGAGAATCCTGACAAATTCAGAGTTGTGGCTCTAGCTGCTGGTTCGAATGTTACTCTACTTGCTGATCAG GTAAGGAGATTTAAGCCTGCATTGGTTGCTGTTAGAAACGAGTCACTGATTAATGAGCTTAAAGAGGCTTTAGCTGATTTGGACTATAAACTCGAGATTATTCCAGGAGAGCAAGGAGTGATTGAG GTTGCCCGACATCCTGAAGCTGTAACCGTTGTTACCGGAATAGTAGGTTGTGCGGGACTAAAG CCTACGGTTGCTGCAATTGAAGCAGGAAAGGACATTGCTCTTGCAAACAAAGAGACATTAATCGCAGGTGGTCCTTTCGTGCTTCCGCTTGCCAACAAACATAATGTAAAGATTCTTCCGGCAGATTCAGAACATTCTGCCATATTTCAG TGTATTCAAGGTTTGCCTGAAGGCGCTCTGCGCAAGATAATCTTGACTGCATCTGGTGGAGCTTTTAG GGATTGGCCTGTCGAAAAGCTAAAGGAAGTTAAAGTAGCGGATGCGTTGAAGCATCCAAACTGGAACATGGGAAAGAAAATCACTGTGGACTCTGCTACGCTTTTCAACAAG GGTCTTGAGGTCATTGAAGCGCATTATTTGTTTGGAGCTGAGTATGACGATATAGAGATTGTCATTCATCCGCAAAGTATCATACATTCCATGATTGAAACACAG GATTCATCTGTGCTTGCTCAATTGGGTTGGCCTGATATGCGTTTACCGATTCTCTACACCATGTCATGGCCCGATAGAGTTCCTTGTTCTGAAGTAACTTGGCCAAGACTTGACCTTTGCAA ACTCGGTTCATTGACTTTCAAGAAACCAGACAATGTGAAATACCCATCCATGGATCTTGCTTATGCTGCTGGACGAGCTGGAGGCACAATGACTGGAGTTCTCAGCGCCGCCAATGAGAAAGCTGTTGAAATGTTCATTGATGAAAA GATAAGCTATTTGGATATCTTCAAGGTTGTGGAATTAACATGCGATAAACATCGAAACGAGTTGGTAACATCACCGTCTCTTGAAGAGATTGTTCACTATGACTTGTGGGCACGTGAATATGCCGCGAATGTGCAGCTTTCTTCTGGTGCTAGGCCAGTTCATGCATGA
- a CDS encoding P-loop containing nucleoside triphosphate hydrolases superfamily protein (P-loop containing nucleoside triphosphate hydrolases superfamily protein; Has 7233 Blast hits to 5023 proteins in 448 species: Archae - 2; Bacteria - 468; Metazoa - 2972; Fungi - 1085; Plants - 1472; Viruses - 401; Other Eukaryotes - 833 (source: NCBI BLink).), whose product MDNNYQNYHHHHNHNHQQQWRPAPTQPNICPICTVPHFPFCPPYPPPSSFAYNPNFPPPPHLNSPRPGFDSFTGPPVRPPQNHYPPWQPHHGNQWRPVAVDVDREADRSYKRARIDTIAGGSPGYGVSESPSPRISWENERRLKMVRDHGYGLAAPSNIEMNHQYGSEFRNGGQFNGVAPLPPPPPHHPPPYGGYFSGSNGQPPLPVSPPPPLPSSHPSSLFPVTTNSSPTIPPSSSYPQMPNASPSSAQLAPTRSKVIDVSHLLKPPHRSTRPDHFVIILRGLPGSGKSYLAKLLRDVEVENGGSAPRIHSMDDYFMTEVEKVEESDSTSLSSGRSKRPIVKTVMEYCYEPEMEEAYRSSMLKAFKRTLEDGAFSFVIEIWI is encoded by the exons ATGGATAATAATTACCAGaactatcatcatcatcataatcataatcatcaacaacaatggcGTCCAGCACCAACACAGCCAAACATATGCCCGATTTGTACAGTGCCTCACTTCCCTTTTTGCCCACCGTATCCTCCTCCATCTTCTTTCGCTTACAACCCCAactttcctcctcctcctcaccTCAATTCACCTCGTCCTGGATTCGATTCCTTCACCGGACCACCGGTTCGACCACCGCAAAATCACTATCCTCCGTGGCAACCTCACCACGGAAATCAATGGCGACCAGTTGCCGTTGATGTTGATAGGGAAGCTGATCGGAGCTATAAGAGAGCTCGGATTGATACGATCGCAGGTGGTTCTCCGGGTTACGGTGTTTCTGAGAGTCCGAGTCCTCGGATCTCTTGGGAAAATGAACGAAGGTTGAAGATGGTTCGCGATCATGGTTATGGTTTAGCTGCGCCGTCCAATATAGAGATGAATCATCAGTATGGGAGTGAATTTAGGAATGGAGGTCAATTTAATGGTGTagctcctcttcctcctcctccgcctcaTCATCCGCCTCCGTACGGTGGCTATTTCAGCGGTTCTAATGGTCAGCCTCCTCTTCCGGTTTCTCCACCACCGCCTTTGCCTTCATCTCATCCTTCTTCCTTGTTTCCTGTCACTACTAATTCGTCACCAACGATCCCTCCGTCATCATCATATCCTCAGATGCCTAATGCTTCT CCATCTTCTGCACAACTAGCACCAACTCGGTCTAAAGTGATTGATGTGTCTCATTTGCTGAAGCCACCTCATCGATCTACTCGTCCAGATCACTTTGTAATTATTCTTCGAGGGCTACCAG GTAGTGGGAAGAGTTATTTAGCCAAGTTGTTGCGTGACGTCGAGGTAGAAAATGGTGGTAGTGCTCCACGAATCCATTCTATGGATGATTACTTCATGACTGAAGTTGAGAAG GTTGAGGAGAGTGATTCAACTTCTTTAAGCTCTGGTAGAAGCAAAAGACCTATTGTGAAGACGGTCATGGAATACTGCTACGAACCTGAGATGGAAGAG GCGTATCGTTCAAGCATGTTGAAAGCTTTTAAGAGGACACTTGAAGATGGGGCTTTCAGCTTTGTAATCG AGATCTGGATATGA
- a CDS encoding Protein with RING/U-box and TRAF-like domain (Protein with RING/U-box and TRAF-like domains; FUNCTIONS IN: ubiquitin-protein ligase activity, zinc ion binding; INVOLVED IN: multicellular organismal development, protein ubiquitination, ubiquitin-dependent protein catabolic process; LOCATED IN: nucleus; EXPRESSED IN: stem; CONTAINS InterPro DOMAIN/s: TRAF-like (InterPro:IPR008974), Seven-in-absentia protein, TRAF-like domain (InterPro:IPR018121), Zinc finger, SIAH-type (InterPro:IPR013010), Seven In Absentia Homolog-type (InterPro:IPR013323), Seven-in-absentia protein, sina (InterPro:IPR004162); BEST Arabidopsis thaliana protein match is: Protein with RING/U-box and TRAF-like domains (TAIR:AT5G37890.1); Has 1629 Blast hits to 1618 proteins in 698 species: Archae - 0; Bacteria - 2; Metazoa - 1073; Fungi - 14; Plants - 491; Viruses - 0; Other Eukaryotes - 49 (source: NCBI BLink).) — MEDSNSHPQNQTSKRKSSHPQKKQRMENETRSAKLLDLDVLDCPVCFEPLTIPTFQCDDGHIVCNFCFAKVSNKCPGPGCDLPIGNKRCFAMERVLESAFVPCQNTEFGCTKSVSYEKVSSHEKECNYSQCSCPNLECNYTGSYNIIYGHFMRRHLYNSTIVSSKWGYSTVDVLINIKEKVSVLWESRQKLLFVVQCFKERHGVYVTVRRIAPPASEFKKFSYRLSYSIDGHNVTYESPEVKRLLEVNSQIPDDSFMFVPNCLLHGEMLELKLGIKKLKQTCIIQKLSGLVPGSVLYIVGFLIKPANEVQQVTIAQETVMEDPPTSLFKNSVPIREDQIQNAITNSIR; from the exons ATGGAGGATAGCAACTCTCACCCgcaaaatcaaacatcaaaaagaaaaagctctCACCCGCAAAAGAAGCAACGTATGGAGAATGAAACACGATCGGCTAAGTTGTTGGATCTTGATGTTCTTGACTGTCCGGTTTGCTTCGAGCCGCTCACTATTCCTACCTTTCAG TGTGATGATGGACATATAGTTTGCAATTTTTGCTTTGCCAAAGTGAGTAACAAGTGCCCTGGTCCTGGGTGTGATTTACCCATTGGTAATAAGCGATGCTTCGCAATGGAGAGGGTTCTCGAATCAGCCTTTGTTCCATGTCAAAATACTGAGTTTGGCTGCACAAAAAGTGTCTCTTATGAAAAAGTGTCAAGTCACGAAAAGGAATGCAACTACTCTCAATGCTCTTGCCCTAACCTCGAATGCAATTACACTGGCTCATATAACATCATCTACGGTCACTTTATGCGTCGCCATCTTTACAATAGTACGATCGTTTCCTCCAAATGGGGATATTCCACTGTTGATGTTCTAATAAACATCAAAGAAAAGGTTTCAGTTCTCTGGGAATCTCGTCAGAAACTTTTGTTTGTAGTTCAGTGTTTCAAGGAGCGACATGGTGTTTATGTTACTGTTAGACGCATCGCACCACCTGCTTCAGAATTCAAGAAGTTCTCGTATCGTCTTTCGTATAGTATCGACGGACATAATGTTACTTACGAATCACCAGAAGTAAAGAGGCTTCTTGAAGTGAATTCTCAAATCCCTGATGACAGTTTCATGTTTGTCCCTAACTGTTTACTGCATGGTGAAATGTTGGAGTTGAAGCTTGGCATCAAGAAGTTGAAACAAAC TTGTATAATCCAAAAGCTTTCTGGTTTGGTTCCCGGTTCGGTTTTGTACATAGTAGGATTTTTAATAAAGCCTGCTAATGAGGTTCAGCAAGTTACCATTGCTCAGGAAACTGTTATGGAGGATCCTCCAACGTCTCTGTTTAAGAATTCAGTACCAATTCGAGAGGATCAAATTCAGAACGCTATCACAAATTCCATTCGCTAA
- the DXR gene encoding 1-deoxy-D-xylulose 5-phosphate reductoisomerase (1-deoxy-D-xylulose 5-phosphate reductoisomerase (DXR); CONTAINS InterPro DOMAIN/s: 1-deoxy-D-xylulose 5-phosphate reductoisomerase, N-terminal (InterPro:IPR013512), 1-deoxy-D-xylulose 5-phosphate reductoisomerase (InterPro:IPR003821), 1-deoxy-D-xylulose 5-phosphate reductoisomerase, C-terminal (InterPro:IPR013644).), with the protein MTLNSLSPAESKAISFLDTSRFNPIPKLSGGFSLRRRNQGRGFGKGVKCSVKVQQQQQPPPAWPGRAVPEAPRQSWDGPKPISIVGSTGSIGTQTLDIVAENPDKFRVVALAAGSNVTLLADQFSGSIISKIVLTRYVSDQTREIRRFKPALVAVRNESLINELKEALADLDYKLEIIPGEQGVIEVARHPEAVTVVTGIVGCAGLKPTVAAIEAGKDIALANKETLIAGGPFVLPLANKHNVKILPADSEHSAIFQCIQGLPEGALRKIILTASGGAFRDWPVEKLKEVKVADALKHPNWNMGKKITVDSATLFNKGLEVIEAHYLFGAEYDDIEIVIHPQSIIHSMIETQDSSVLAQLGWPDMRLPILYTMSWPDRVPCSEVTWPRLDLCKLGSLTFKKPDNVKYPSMDLAYAAGRAGGTMTGVLSAANEKAVEMFIDEKISYLDIFKVVELTCDKHRNELVTSPSLEEIVHYDLWAREYAANVQLSSGARPVHA; encoded by the exons ATGACATTAAACTCACTATCTCCAGCTGAATCCAAAGCTATTTCTTTCTTGGATACCTCCAGGTTCAATCCAATCCCTAAACTctcag GTGGGTTTAGTTTGAGGAGGAGGAATCAAGGGAGAGGTTTTGGAAAAGGTGTTAAGTGTTCAGTGAAAgtgcagcagcaacaacaacctcCTCCAGCATGGCCTGGGAGAGCTGTCCCTGAGGCGCCTCGTCAATCTTGGGATGGACCAAAACCCATCTCTATCGTTGGATCTACTGGTTCTATTGGCACTCAG ACATTGGATATTGTGGCTGAGAATCCTGACAAATTCAGAGTTGTGGCTCTAGCTGCTGGTTCGAATGTTACTCTACTTGCTGATCAG TTCAGTGGTAGTATCATAAGCAAGATAGTATTAACTCGTTATGTATCAGATCAAACCAGAGAAATCAG GAGATTTAAGCCTGCATTGGTTGCTGTTAGAAACGAGTCACTGATTAATGAGCTTAAAGAGGCTTTAGCTGATTTGGACTATAAACTCGAGATTATTCCAGGAGAGCAAGGAGTGATTGAG GTTGCCCGACATCCTGAAGCTGTAACCGTTGTTACCGGAATAGTAGGTTGTGCGGGACTAAAG CCTACGGTTGCTGCAATTGAAGCAGGAAAGGACATTGCTCTTGCAAACAAAGAGACATTAATCGCAGGTGGTCCTTTCGTGCTTCCGCTTGCCAACAAACATAATGTAAAGATTCTTCCGGCAGATTCAGAACATTCTGCCATATTTCAG TGTATTCAAGGTTTGCCTGAAGGCGCTCTGCGCAAGATAATCTTGACTGCATCTGGTGGAGCTTTTAG GGATTGGCCTGTCGAAAAGCTAAAGGAAGTTAAAGTAGCGGATGCGTTGAAGCATCCAAACTGGAACATGGGAAAGAAAATCACTGTGGACTCTGCTACGCTTTTCAACAAG GGTCTTGAGGTCATTGAAGCGCATTATTTGTTTGGAGCTGAGTATGACGATATAGAGATTGTCATTCATCCGCAAAGTATCATACATTCCATGATTGAAACACAG GATTCATCTGTGCTTGCTCAATTGGGTTGGCCTGATATGCGTTTACCGATTCTCTACACCATGTCATGGCCCGATAGAGTTCCTTGTTCTGAAGTAACTTGGCCAAGACTTGACCTTTGCAA ACTCGGTTCATTGACTTTCAAGAAACCAGACAATGTGAAATACCCATCCATGGATCTTGCTTATGCTGCTGGACGAGCTGGAGGCACAATGACTGGAGTTCTCAGCGCCGCCAATGAGAAAGCTGTTGAAATGTTCATTGATGAAAA GATAAGCTATTTGGATATCTTCAAGGTTGTGGAATTAACATGCGATAAACATCGAAACGAGTTGGTAACATCACCGTCTCTTGAAGAGATTGTTCACTATGACTTGTGGGCACGTGAATATGCCGCGAATGTGCAGCTTTCTTCTGGTGCTAGGCCAGTTCATGCATGA
- a CDS encoding P-loop containing nucleoside triphosphate hydrolases superfamily protein — protein sequence MDNNYQNYHHHHNHNHQQQWRPAPTQPNICPICTVPHFPFCPPYPPPSSFAYNPNFPPPPHLNSPRPGFDSFTGPPVRPPQNHYPPWQPHHGNQWRPVAVDVDREADRSYKRARIDTIAGGSPGYGVSESPSPRISWENERRLKMVRDHGYGLAAPSNIEMNHQYGSEFRNGGQFNGVAPLPPPPPHHPPPYGGYFSGSNGQPPLPVSPPPPLPSSHPSSLFPVTTNSSPTIPPSSSYPQMPNASPSSAQLAPTRSKVIDVSHLLKPPHRSTRPDHFVIILRGLPGSGKSYLAKLLRDVEVENGGSAPRIHSMDDYFMTEVEKVEESDSTSLSSGRSKRPIVKTVMEYCYEPEMEEAYRSSMLKAFKRTLEDGAFSFVIGNDFLIILECRT from the exons ATGGATAATAATTACCAGaactatcatcatcatcataatcataatcatcaacaacaatggcGTCCAGCACCAACACAGCCAAACATATGCCCGATTTGTACAGTGCCTCACTTCCCTTTTTGCCCACCGTATCCTCCTCCATCTTCTTTCGCTTACAACCCCAactttcctcctcctcctcaccTCAATTCACCTCGTCCTGGATTCGATTCCTTCACCGGACCACCGGTTCGACCACCGCAAAATCACTATCCTCCGTGGCAACCTCACCACGGAAATCAATGGCGACCAGTTGCCGTTGATGTTGATAGGGAAGCTGATCGGAGCTATAAGAGAGCTCGGATTGATACGATCGCAGGTGGTTCTCCGGGTTACGGTGTTTCTGAGAGTCCGAGTCCTCGGATCTCTTGGGAAAATGAACGAAGGTTGAAGATGGTTCGCGATCATGGTTATGGTTTAGCTGCGCCGTCCAATATAGAGATGAATCATCAGTATGGGAGTGAATTTAGGAATGGAGGTCAATTTAATGGTGTagctcctcttcctcctcctccgcctcaTCATCCGCCTCCGTACGGTGGCTATTTCAGCGGTTCTAATGGTCAGCCTCCTCTTCCGGTTTCTCCACCACCGCCTTTGCCTTCATCTCATCCTTCTTCCTTGTTTCCTGTCACTACTAATTCGTCACCAACGATCCCTCCGTCATCATCATATCCTCAGATGCCTAATGCTTCT CCATCTTCTGCACAACTAGCACCAACTCGGTCTAAAGTGATTGATGTGTCTCATTTGCTGAAGCCACCTCATCGATCTACTCGTCCAGATCACTTTGTAATTATTCTTCGAGGGCTACCAG GTAGTGGGAAGAGTTATTTAGCCAAGTTGTTGCGTGACGTCGAGGTAGAAAATGGTGGTAGTGCTCCACGAATCCATTCTATGGATGATTACTTCATGACTGAAGTTGAGAAG GTTGAGGAGAGTGATTCAACTTCTTTAAGCTCTGGTAGAAGCAAAAGACCTATTGTGAAGACGGTCATGGAATACTGCTACGAACCTGAGATGGAAGAG GCGTATCGTTCAAGCATGTTGAAAGCTTTTAAGAGGACACTTGAAGATGGGGCTTTCAGCTTTGTAATCGGTAATGATTTTCTCATAATATTAGAATGTAGGACATAG